A part of Abyssisolibacter fermentans genomic DNA contains:
- a CDS encoding recombinase family protein, which translates to MGQFYYILNNLEGNYEIGYARVSTREQNLDLQIDALKSSVCKKIFTDKVSGAKEEKPGLKQAFEYARKGDIIVVWKLDRSGRSLKHLIEIINELNEKEIGFLSLKENLDTTSSTGKLMFHIFASLAEFERDIIRERTLAGLSSARARGRVVSIRNTYFGIYSR; encoded by the coding sequence ATAGGACAATTTTATTATATTTTAAATAATCTGGAGGGAAATTATGAAATAGGATATGCTAGAGTTTCAACTAGAGAGCAAAATCTAGATTTACAAATAGATGCTCTCAAAAGTTCAGTATGCAAAAAAATTTTTACAGATAAAGTTTCAGGAGCTAAAGAAGAAAAACCGGGACTCAAACAAGCTTTTGAGTATGCAAGAAAAGGAGATATTATTGTTGTTTGGAAATTAGATAGATCTGGAAGATCATTAAAACACCTTATTGAAATTATAAATGAATTGAATGAAAAAGAAATAGGCTTCTTAAGCCTTAAAGAAAACCTAGACACAACTAGCTCAACAGGTAAATTAATGTTTCATATTTTTGCTTCTCTAGCTGAATTTGAAAGAGATATCATTAGAGAGAGAACCTTAGCTGGGCTTTCATCCGCAAGAGCTAGGGGAAGAGTTGTATCCATCAGAAATACATACTTTGGCATTTATTCAAGATAA
- a CDS encoding helix-turn-helix transcriptional regulator, which translates to MGKRSKEEVLKGYIKTTDFWADFLGKEYEIVIHDVESVEKSIIYIRNNFSGRKIGGSITDLGLRILKENEYTDDEYFVNYTSKTIDGKIIRSATYFIKDDDDKIIAMMCVNIDVTKAKFFSDYLQEFLIGQKVIPSYNLTSVPNKKDISEALYDSIEDVAHHMINEALSHIAVPVNRMTLDEKKEIISELDKKGFFLIKGSVKVVSQKLEVSETTVYRSIGSYKPNEL; encoded by the coding sequence ATGGGAAAAAGAAGCAAAGAGGAAGTTCTAAAGGGTTATATCAAAACAACAGATTTCTGGGCCGATTTTCTAGGTAAAGAGTATGAAATAGTAATACATGATGTTGAGAGTGTTGAAAAATCAATTATTTATATTAGAAATAATTTTTCAGGAAGAAAAATTGGAGGATCAATTACAGATTTAGGTTTAAGAATATTAAAGGAAAATGAATATACTGATGATGAATATTTTGTAAATTATACAAGCAAAACAATTGATGGAAAGATTATCAGATCGGCAACTTATTTTATTAAGGATGATGATGATAAAATAATAGCCATGATGTGTGTGAATATAGACGTTACAAAAGCAAAGTTTTTTAGTGATTACTTACAAGAATTTCTTATAGGTCAAAAAGTAATACCGAGTTATAATTTGACATCAGTTCCAAATAAGAAGGATATATCTGAAGCTTTGTATGATTCCATCGAAGATGTTGCACACCATATGATAAATGAAGCTCTTTCACATATAGCTGTACCTGTTAATCGAATGACACTTGATGAGAAAAAGGAAATTATTTCTGAGTTAGATAAAAAAGGCTTTTTCCTAATAAAAGGAAGTGTTAAGGTTGTATCTCAGAAATTAGAAGTTTCAGAAACGACAGTTTATAGAAGCATAGGTTCCTATAAGCCTAATGAACTGTAA
- a CDS encoding MarR family transcriptional regulator, producing MTTIAQRLGVTKGAIFKIIQKLEKKELLSRYKKLENNKNTYFKLTKRGLLAYQGHEKFHEDFFGEPSEEFLNFINDNESIILDMFDFTKQYLIKYIKKIETEK from the coding sequence ATGACTACAATTGCGCAAAGATTAGGTGTTACAAAAGGTGCTATTTTTAAGATAATACAAAAATTAGAGAAGAAAGAGTTATTAAGTCGGTATAAGAAACTTGAGAATAATAAAAATACATATTTTAAATTAACGAAAAGAGGATTATTGGCATATCAAGGGCATGAGAAATTTCATGAAGATTTTTTTGGTGAACCATCTGAAGAATTTTTAAATTTTATAAATGATAATGAAAGTATTATATTAGACATGTTTGACTTTACAAAACAATATTTGATAAAGTATATAAAAAAAATAGAGACAGAAAAATAA
- a CDS encoding MurR/RpiR family transcriptional regulator: protein MSLFSKQALSQFSELDYEIYNFILKNSEKIAYMTIREMANEAHVSTTTITRFCRKLNCDGFSEFKVRYKLEAEKSKNHQKRYDFSIVLDFLQRANTQAFQNQLDKIATIIASKKHVIFLGVGNSGIIADYASRYFCNVGIFSTGVNNPMFPINLEVPSETIIITLSVEGEIEALVNNSEILKRSKATVVSITNSKNSTLAKMTDYNISYYIQRELAYENSWGKVDITSQIPAMYIIEALAKLTMLKKQSIKTTSEC, encoded by the coding sequence GTGAGTTTATTTTCTAAACAAGCTTTAAGTCAATTTAGTGAGCTAGATTATGAGATTTATAATTTTATATTAAAAAATAGCGAGAAAATTGCCTACATGACCATTAGAGAAATGGCTAATGAAGCTCATGTTTCAACTACTACTATCACTAGATTTTGTAGAAAATTAAATTGCGATGGATTTTCTGAATTCAAAGTGAGATATAAGTTGGAAGCAGAGAAGAGTAAGAACCACCAAAAAAGATATGATTTTTCAATAGTCCTGGATTTTTTGCAAAGAGCAAATACACAAGCTTTTCAAAATCAGCTCGATAAAATTGCAACAATTATAGCATCAAAGAAACATGTGATATTTTTAGGTGTAGGCAATTCAGGAATAATTGCTGATTATGCTAGTCGCTATTTTTGTAATGTTGGGATTTTTTCTACAGGGGTTAATAATCCAATGTTTCCAATAAACCTTGAAGTTCCAAGTGAAACAATAATAATTACATTATCTGTTGAAGGAGAGATTGAAGCGCTAGTCAATAATTCAGAAATTTTGAAAAGAAGTAAGGCGACTGTAGTTTCTATCACCAACAGTAAGAATAGCACATTAGCAAAAATGACAGATTATAATATTTCATATTATATACAAAGAGAGTTAGCTTATGAGAATTCATGGGGCAAAGTAGATATAACTTCACAAATTCCCGCAATGTATATAATTGAAGCTTTAGCTAAATTAACCATGCTAAAAAAGCAAAGTATAAAAACAACTTCAGAGTGTTAA
- a CDS encoding radical SAM/SPASM domain-containing protein, with protein MYSDYHDIYSKYDLKKGNLTFMYLNITNKCNLRCRYCYDETSRVSKDTRSLSLENYQEIARDSKKLGLKRICITGGEPFVNKDWFEIGKAFYEAGISISFSSNGTLITEDSAKKLKMLEADIQISLDGNEDVMHFVTRVPKTFNKIIKSINLLKSEGLKVTLNSVIGKHNRDMVKYINQISKEKNIITRINFYYNSLNDGEGKIAPLSIEEIDEIIYEVNDMAKTNKNLIMALPPLLTPENINVVVNPGCGWAYHVAGILHNGDVTVCGIASGLPELVAGNILNTSFYKIWTESELFKKLRKNDVQQLKGLCAECPVNNICFGYCRLDSYIREKDICGGFNLCQQYYKAMLDGRIKKNVFPSKILELF; from the coding sequence ATGTATTCTGATTATCATGATATTTATTCAAAGTATGACCTAAAAAAAGGAAATTTAACATTTATGTATTTAAATATTACGAATAAATGTAATTTAAGATGTCGGTATTGCTATGATGAAACATCTAGAGTGTCTAAGGACACGAGATCTTTATCATTAGAGAACTATCAGGAAATTGCACGTGATTCTAAAAAATTAGGATTAAAACGTATTTGTATTACAGGAGGAGAACCTTTTGTTAATAAAGATTGGTTTGAAATAGGAAAAGCTTTTTATGAAGCAGGCATATCAATATCTTTTAGTTCAAATGGCACATTGATCACAGAAGATTCTGCTAAAAAGCTTAAAATGCTTGAAGCTGATATTCAAATAAGTTTAGATGGAAATGAAGATGTTATGCATTTTGTAACAAGAGTTCCAAAGACATTTAATAAAATAATCAAGTCAATTAATCTTTTGAAAAGTGAGGGTTTAAAAGTAACACTTAACAGTGTAATTGGCAAACACAATCGAGATATGGTTAAATATATAAATCAGATTTCTAAAGAAAAAAACATTATTACGCGCATAAATTTTTACTATAATTCGCTTAATGATGGTGAAGGGAAAATTGCTCCTCTTAGTATTGAGGAAATTGATGAAATAATATATGAAGTTAATGATATGGCAAAGACAAATAAGAATCTAATAATGGCGCTACCACCTTTATTAACCCCTGAAAATATTAATGTTGTTGTCAATCCAGGATGTGGTTGGGCATATCATGTTGCTGGTATATTACATAATGGAGATGTTACTGTTTGTGGAATAGCTTCTGGTTTGCCTGAATTAGTAGCAGGAAATATATTAAACACTTCATTCTATAAAATATGGACAGAATCAGAATTATTTAAGAAATTGAGAAAAAATGATGTTCAACAACTAAAAGGTCTTTGTGCTGAATGTCCTGTTAATAATATTTGTTTTGGTTATTGTAGGTTAGATTCATATATACGTGAAAAAGATATTTGTGGAGGATTCAATTTATGTCAACAATATTATAAAGCTATGCTAGATGGTAGAATTAAGAAAAATGTATTTCCATCAAAAATATTAGAGCTTTTTTAG
- a CDS encoding DUF1893 domain-containing protein gives MQTVSNQLIKLLEQNPEKTCFVLKHNQIVFTSEQKGVKPMMDYYSSYGSSTEPLTVVDRIIGKGAIILAILIGADQVITPIISQVALDFATKSNIKVKYCKIVPFIINRTKDGQCPIECSVTHINDIHEGYEAIRKTLLKLNTNKGTADCVKTNKINKQGDGSFVCIKNI, from the coding sequence ATGCAGACAGTATCTAATCAGTTAATTAAGTTATTAGAACAAAATCCAGAAAAAACATGTTTTGTTTTGAAACATAATCAGATTGTTTTTACCTCTGAGCAAAAAGGAGTAAAACCAATGATGGATTATTATTCAAGTTATGGGTCTTCAACAGAGCCATTAACTGTTGTAGATAGAATTATTGGTAAAGGTGCAATCATACTTGCAATACTCATTGGAGCAGATCAGGTTATAACACCTATTATTAGTCAAGTAGCTCTTGATTTTGCGACTAAATCCAATATAAAAGTAAAATATTGCAAAATAGTTCCGTTTATTATCAATCGAACTAAAGATGGACAATGTCCTATTGAATGTTCTGTTACACATATAAATGATATACATGAAGGTTATGAGGCAATTCGAAAAACATTATTAAAACTTAATACAAACAAGGGGACGGCAGACTGCGTAAAAACAAACAAAATAAACAAACAAGGGGACGGTTCATTTGTTTGCATAAAAAACATATAA
- a CDS encoding 6-phospho-beta-glucosidase — protein sequence MKKNLKIVTIGGGSSYTPELIEGFIKRKDELPIKELWLVDIEAGREKLEIVGALAKRMVKAAGLDWEINLTLDRRKALKDADFVSTQFRVGLLDARIKDERIPLSHGIIGQETNGAGGMFKAFRTIPVILDIVEEMKELCPKAWLVNFTNPSGMVTEAVMRYGHWDKVVGLCNVPIMCSKIAAGALKEKEEDLFFRFGGLNHFHWHRVWNKIGEEKTKDVIEVAYTSPERLAKALEEIKRPLNPNNNVDEGVEEKAGVQNIPNIGFLPDQVRNLGIIPCMYHRYYYITDDMLKEQLEAFEKGETRAEVVKRTEAELFELYKDPNLSIKPPQLAKRGGAYYSDAACELITSIYNDKRSHMVVSTKNNGAISDLPNDVVVEVSSIITSNGPVPLSWGSFDVSSRGLLQHMKDMELTTIKAAVTGDYSTALQAFTINPLVPSGKIAQTILDEMLVAHKEYLPQFEERIKFLESKSN from the coding sequence ATGAAAAAGAATTTGAAAATAGTAACTATTGGTGGTGGATCAAGTTATACACCAGAATTAATAGAAGGTTTTATAAAAAGAAAAGATGAATTACCAATCAAAGAACTATGGTTAGTAGATATTGAAGCTGGAAGGGAAAAACTAGAAATTGTTGGTGCTTTGGCAAAGAGAATGGTTAAAGCAGCTGGGTTAGATTGGGAAATTAATTTAACATTAGATCGTCGTAAAGCACTAAAGGATGCAGATTTTGTTTCTACTCAATTTAGAGTAGGTTTATTAGATGCTCGCATTAAGGATGAGAGAATACCTCTATCTCATGGAATTATTGGACAAGAAACAAATGGTGCAGGAGGAATGTTTAAAGCCTTTCGTACAATCCCTGTTATATTAGATATTGTGGAAGAAATGAAGGAACTTTGTCCAAAAGCATGGTTAGTTAACTTCACCAATCCATCTGGAATGGTGACGGAAGCAGTTATGCGTTATGGGCATTGGGATAAAGTAGTAGGTTTATGTAATGTGCCTATTATGTGTAGCAAAATTGCAGCAGGAGCTTTAAAAGAAAAAGAAGAAGATTTATTCTTTCGTTTTGGAGGGTTAAATCATTTCCATTGGCATCGTGTGTGGAATAAAATAGGAGAAGAAAAAACTAAAGATGTAATTGAAGTTGCATATACATCACCTGAAAGATTGGCGAAGGCATTAGAAGAAATCAAGAGACCATTAAATCCAAATAATAATGTTGATGAAGGTGTTGAAGAAAAAGCTGGAGTTCAAAATATTCCTAATATTGGTTTTTTACCAGATCAAGTACGTAATCTAGGTATTATTCCATGTATGTATCATAGATACTACTATATTACAGATGATATGTTAAAAGAACAGTTAGAAGCCTTTGAGAAAGGTGAAACTCGTGCAGAAGTAGTAAAACGTACAGAAGCAGAATTATTTGAGCTTTACAAAGATCCTAACTTAAGCATAAAACCACCACAACTTGCAAAACGAGGAGGAGCTTACTATTCTGATGCAGCATGTGAATTAATTACTTCTATATATAATGATAAGCGTAGTCATATGGTAGTAAGTACGAAAAATAATGGTGCTATCTCTGACCTACCAAATGATGTAGTTGTTGAAGTAAGTTCTATCATTACTTCTAATGGACCAGTTCCACTTTCATGGGGTTCCTTTGACGTTTCAAGTAGAGGATTGTTACAACACATGAAAGACATGGAGTTAACCACTATTAAAGCTGCGGTAACAGGAGATTATAGCACTGCGTTACAAGCATTTACAATTAACCCACTTGTTCCAAGTGGTAAAATAGCACAAACAATTTTAGATGAAATGTTGGTTGCACACAAAGAATACTTACCACAATTTGAGGAAAGAATAAAGTTTTTAGAGAGCAAGAGTAATTAA